From the Nitrobacter hamburgensis X14 genome, one window contains:
- a CDS encoding heavy metal translocating P-type ATPase, protein MRSNFSVRSVLVVLPTLGLLSGFAVPLIGLPALQGRVWAAFTVPVLVALLYEIAASLRRAEVGLDIVAALSMTAALAVGENLAAVVVALMYSGGQYLEAYAEGHARREMTAILARVPRTAVRHGNSVLEEVGLETIVPGDRLLIRQGDVVPVDGTVASGVAILDQSALTGEPIPVQQRAGDAVMSGSTNAGEAFDLVASHHAAESTYAGIVRLVEEAQRSKAPMSRLADRFAILFLGVTVLISGLAWYFTDDPIRAVAVLVVATPCPLILAVPIAIVSGLSRAARFGILIKGGKAIEALARVSSLVLDKTGTLTDGRARVVSVNVRDHLEPDDILRFAASLDQASKHIIAQTLVIEARDRKLHLSTPSNVIETAGDGIEGSIDGLNVAVGGVHFVRSKLTKTETTSFEPTQKAGAVIVAVAIGGKMAGEIVLADELRVGTQALLQALRKLGIQRIILATGDRCEVAQAISRGLGIDGVRSELTPDQKVLVVLTERKNGPVMMVGDGVNDAPALAAADIGVAMGARGTAASAEAADVVLLVDHLDRIVPAIQIARRSRLIALESVAAGIGLSLLGMIAAAFGYITPVQGALLQEVIDVAVILNALRALGGNEIQYTLAK, encoded by the coding sequence ATGCGTTCTAATTTTTCCGTTCGGTCAGTCCTTGTTGTATTACCGACTCTCGGCCTTCTATCAGGTTTTGCTGTGCCTTTAATTGGTTTGCCAGCATTGCAAGGAAGGGTATGGGCTGCCTTCACTGTGCCGGTTCTGGTGGCTCTGCTCTATGAGATTGCAGCAAGTCTGAGACGCGCGGAGGTCGGGCTCGATATCGTAGCAGCGCTGTCGATGACGGCAGCGCTGGCGGTTGGCGAGAACCTTGCGGCTGTCGTTGTCGCGTTGATGTATTCGGGTGGTCAGTATCTCGAAGCCTACGCCGAGGGTCACGCGCGCCGCGAGATGACGGCGATCCTTGCGCGGGTACCTCGTACGGCTGTCAGGCATGGCAATAGCGTGCTTGAAGAAGTCGGTCTTGAGACAATCGTGCCCGGTGATCGGCTACTCATTCGACAGGGGGATGTTGTCCCGGTCGATGGAACGGTCGCCAGCGGTGTCGCAATTCTGGATCAATCGGCGCTGACAGGTGAACCGATCCCCGTGCAACAGCGGGCCGGCGATGCAGTGATGAGCGGATCGACCAATGCCGGCGAAGCTTTCGACCTGGTAGCGTCACATCACGCCGCCGAAAGCACCTATGCCGGCATTGTCAGGCTGGTCGAGGAGGCGCAGCGCTCCAAGGCGCCGATGTCGCGGCTTGCCGACCGGTTTGCCATATTGTTTCTTGGCGTGACCGTGCTGATTTCAGGTTTAGCCTGGTACTTCACCGATGATCCCATTCGTGCCGTCGCCGTTCTCGTGGTTGCAACGCCGTGCCCGCTTATTCTGGCCGTGCCGATCGCCATTGTATCCGGCCTTTCACGCGCGGCGCGATTTGGCATCCTGATCAAGGGCGGAAAGGCGATTGAGGCGCTGGCGCGCGTGTCCTCGCTCGTCCTTGACAAGACGGGAACACTGACCGACGGTAGGGCGCGGGTCGTATCGGTCAACGTTCGGGATCATCTCGAACCCGACGACATCTTGCGTTTTGCAGCCTCGCTCGATCAGGCGTCGAAGCACATTATTGCCCAAACCCTTGTGATCGAGGCGCGGGACCGCAAGCTGCACCTCTCGACCCCGTCCAACGTGATCGAGACAGCGGGCGATGGCATCGAGGGCAGCATTGACGGGCTAAATGTGGCGGTCGGCGGCGTCCACTTCGTCCGTTCTAAATTGACGAAGACGGAAACAACCTCGTTTGAGCCAACGCAAAAGGCCGGCGCAGTGATTGTCGCCGTTGCGATTGGTGGCAAGATGGCTGGCGAGATCGTGCTCGCCGATGAATTGCGCGTTGGTACGCAGGCCCTTCTGCAGGCGCTGAGAAAATTGGGAATACAGCGAATTATTCTCGCGACCGGGGATCGCTGCGAAGTCGCGCAAGCTATATCGCGCGGACTCGGAATCGATGGCGTTAGGTCGGAGTTGACGCCGGATCAGAAAGTGTTGGTTGTTCTTACGGAGCGGAAGAACGGTCCGGTCATGATGGTCGGCGACGGTGTGAATGACGCCCCGGCGCTGGCCGCGGCTGATATTGGAGTAGCAATGGGCGCACGGGGCACAGCAGCGTCGGCCGAGGCAGCAGATGTAGTCCTTCTGGTTGACCATCTTGATCGTATCGTACCCGCTATTCAAATCGCGCGGCGGTCGCGCTTGATCGCGCTCGAAAGCGTCGCTGCGGGGATTGGACTATCGCTGCTCGGTATGATCGCCGCGGCGTTTGGTTATATCACGCCCGTTCAAGGTGCTTTGCTTCAGGAGGTGATCGACGTCGCGGTCATACTAAACGCGCTGCGGGCGCTCGGCGGAAATGAGATCCAATATACGCTTGCGAAGTAA
- a CDS encoding cyclic nucleotide-binding domain-containing protein yields MHTQTITAPTVNALDIPHVMAAEPADQFSAIVRCSRVVASEFSYNKDEEIYGEGEPSEYLYQIISGAVRTYKLLSDGRRQISAFHLPGDVFGLDPGSEHRLTAEAITNTTVRLVPRRNLEKAAASNVQVTRNLWTITASDLRHAEDHMLLLGRKTAMERVATFLLEMDRRLARAGMMALPMCRRDIGDYLGLTLETVSRALSQLNDEGILMFSSARQIALRNRQRLSTMEA; encoded by the coding sequence ATGCATACCCAGACGATCACTGCCCCGACCGTCAACGCTCTCGACATTCCGCACGTCATGGCGGCTGAACCGGCCGACCAATTCAGCGCAATCGTCCGTTGCTCGAGAGTGGTCGCAAGCGAATTTTCCTACAATAAGGATGAGGAAATCTACGGCGAGGGTGAGCCTTCCGAATATCTCTACCAGATCATCAGCGGCGCAGTCCGTACCTATAAACTCCTGAGCGACGGACGACGGCAAATCAGTGCATTCCATCTGCCGGGCGATGTCTTTGGCCTCGACCCCGGCTCGGAGCACCGGCTCACTGCCGAAGCAATCACAAACACCACTGTCCGCCTGGTGCCTCGTCGCAACCTCGAGAAGGCTGCAGCGTCGAACGTTCAGGTTACCCGCAATCTCTGGACGATAACGGCAAGCGACCTCCGGCATGCCGAAGACCATATGCTGCTTCTTGGCCGCAAGACTGCGATGGAGCGCGTCGCCACTTTCCTGCTGGAAATGGACCGCCGACTCGCCAGAGCCGGCATGATGGCGCTCCCGATGTGTCGTCGCGATATTGGCGATTACCTCGGGCTGACGCTCGAGACCGTCTCGCGGGCGCTCTCACAACTCAACGATGAGGGCATCCTGATGTTTTCGAGCGCTCGCCAAATCGCGCTGCGCAACCGACAACGGCTGTCCACCATGGAGGCTTGA